The Cytobacillus sp. NJ13 sequence TAGCGAGCAGCCTGGAGCGGAAATAAACGGACAGCATTGATAGACGAAACACTACAATTTATACGAATAGAGCCAAAAATTAATTATAAAAAATAATAAATTTTAATCGGAGAGGGAGATAAAACATGGCAAAAATGTACTATAACGGAGATGCAAATGCAGCGTATTTAAACGGAAAGAAAGTAGCGGTCATCGGATACGGATCTCAGGGACATGCGCATGCGTTGAATATGAGGGACAGTGGTGTTGAAGTCGTAATCGGCCTTCGCAAAGGGAAGTCCTGGGAAAAAGCAGAAGAAGACGGTTTCCAGGTATACTCAGTCGGTGAAGCAGCAGCACAGGCAGATGTAGTGATGATCCTATTGCCGGATGAACTCCAGCCAAAAGTATACAAGGAAGAAATTGAACCGAATCTATCAAATCAGGCATTAATGTTTGCCCATGGATTTAATATTCATTTTAATCAGATTGTGCCTCCAAAAGAGTGTGATGTATTGCTTGTAGCACCGAAAGGGCCAGGACATTTGGTCAGAAGAACATATGAACAGGATGCGGGTGTCCCAGCCCTGTTTGCAGTCCATCAGGACGTAACAGGAGAAGCAAAGGAGCTTGCCCTTTCTTACGCTAAAGCCATTGGATCACTTCGCGCAGGAGCATTGGAAACAACTTTTAAAGAAGAAACCGAGACAGATCTGTTTGGTGAACAGGCAGTGCTTTGCGGAGGGCTGACTTCATTGGTTAAAGCAGGATTTGAAACTCTTACAGAAGCAGGATATCAGCCGGAACTTGCATACTTTGAATGTCTGCATGAGCTTAAACTCATCGTTGACCTTATGTATGAAGGCGGTCTGGAAGGAATGCGCTATTCCATCTCAGATACTGCACAATGGGGTGACTTTGTCAGCGGCCCGCGCGTAGTAGATGCAAGAGTGAAAGAAGAAATGAAGGCAGTTTTGAAAGATATCCAGGAAGGCAATTTTGCTAAAGGCTGGATTTTGGAAAACCAGGCAAATCGTCCGGTATTTAATGCCGTGAATCAGAGAGAGAATGAGCATCCAATTGAACAGGTTGGAAGAGAACTTCGTAAAATGATGCCGTTTGTCAATAGCAGCAAGAAGAAAGAAGTGGTCGTAAGTGCAAACAATTAAGATATTTGACACAACGTTACGAGATGGCGAACAATCAGCCGGTGTCAACCTTAACTTTTCCGAAAAGTTAGAAATCGCCAGGCAGCTGGAGCGTTTAAATGTTGATATTATTGAAGCTGGGTTTCCTGCAGCATCCAAAGGTGATTTTGCTTCTGTACAGAAAATTGCCCAGACGATTAAAAATTGCTCGGTCACAGGACTGGCAAGAGCAGTTATCTCTGATATAGATGCTGCATGGGGAGCATTAAAGGACGGGGCTGAGCCAAGAATACATACATTCCTGGCAACCTCTCCAATCCACAGGCAATATAAGCTAAAGAAAACGAAAGAGGAAGTGGTTGAAACAGCAGTAGAAACAGTTAAGTATGCTGCTTCAAAGTTCCCGATCGTCCAATGGTCTGCGGAGGATGCTTCCAGGACAGAATTGCCTTTTCTTGCTGAAATAATCGAAAAGGTCATCCAGGCTGGGGCGAGGATCATCAATATACCGGATACTGTTGGATACACAACACCACAGGAATATGGAGAGATTTTTCAATACTTAAGAAATCATGTTCCTTCTATTGATAAAGTATCCTTATCAGCTCATTGCCATGATGACTTGGGAATGGCCATAGCTAATTCCCTTTCAGCTATAGAAAATGGAGCAACACAGATTGAGGGCACCATTAACGGGATTGGTGAAAGAGCTGGAAATGCGGCATTGGAGGAGCTGGCGGTAGCCCTTTATATCCGGAATGATCATTATCAGGCTTCGACGCGTCTGAATCTTCAGGAAATCAGCAGAACGAGCAGCCTGATCAGCAAGCTGACAGGCATGGTGGTACCAGCCAATAAAGCGATTGTCGGAAGAAATGCTTTTGCACATGAATCAGGGATACACCAGGATGGGGTACTGAAGGAAAAAACAACTTATGAAATTATTTCCCCTGATCTAGTCGGATTCCAATCCAATTCAATGGTGCTTGGAAAACATTCTGGACGCCATGCCTTTAAAAACCGCCTGAGTGAACTGGGGCTTGAAGTAGCAGATGAAGAAGCAAACCGGCTATTCACTGTTTTCAAAGATTTGGCCGACCGCAAAAAAGAGATGACAGACGACGACCTTGCAGCAATCGTACTTGAAGAGAAGCTCTCCAAGGAGCAGCGATTCTATGATTTGATCGGAATCCAAATTCAATATGGTACGAACTCTGTTCCGACGGCAACTGTTACCCTGTCAGGATCAAACAACGAAGTGATCCAGGAAGCGGGTACTGGAGCTGGAAGCATCGAAGCGCTGTATAACACATTGGAAAAATGCTTGAATGGGACAGCTAACCTTCTTGATTACCGCATTCAATCCGTGGGGGCAGGAAGAGACGCTTTAGCTCAGGTTTATGTAAAACTGAACTACGAAGGAATGGAAACCAGCGGCCGAGGATTGGCCCAGGATGTGCTCGAAGCTTCCTCAAAAGCTTACTTGAACGCTGTTAATAGAGTGATATATATGAAAGAAAAAGCACAGGCGCAAGCGGTAGAGGCGAATTGATAGAAGCTCCCGTTCCTCCCCGCGGGTTCGCAGAGTAACCAAAACAATAATCTATAAGCATAAACAAAAAACCAGACGGAGGGATTAAAAATGAAAAAACGTATCGCAGTACTTCCAGGAGATGGGATCGGCAAAGAAGTGGTGAAGGGAGCAATTGAAGTCCTGCAGGCCGTTGGAGAACGGTTCGGGCATCAATTCCAATTTTCTTATGGCAAGATTGGCGGTTCTGCTATTGATGCAGCCGGAACTCCGCTGCCTGATGAAACGCTGGAGCTTTGCAAAGAAAGCGATGCGGTCATGCTGGGAGCGGTTGGAGGGCCTAAATGGGACCGGCAGCCTCCCCACCTTCGTCCTGAAAAGGGTCTCTTGAAGATCCGCAAGGAATTGAATCTCTATGCAAATCTGCGGCCAACTCAATATTATTCCAGCCTTTCGGATACTTCCCCATTAAAGAATGAAGTAATTGAAGGTGTGGATATGCTGATGGTCAGGGAATTAACCGGCGGCCTGTATTTCGGAAAGCCAAGCGAGAGGACCCAGCAAAACGGAAAAGATGCTGTGGTAGATACATTGTTTTATCAAAAAGAAGAAATGCGGCGTGTCATTAAACTGGCCTTTGAACTTGCCGGAAGCCGCCGCGGCAAGGTGACTTCTGTTGACAAGGCCAATGTTCTGGAATCAAGCCGAATGTGGAGAGAGGTAGCGGAGGACATTGCAAAGCAATATCCTGAAGTGACATTGGAGCATATGCTTGTTGACAATGCAGCGATGCAAATGATTAAAAATCCGAAGCAATTCGATGTTGTAGTAACGGAAAATATGTTTGGTGATATTTTGAGCGATGAAGCTTCTGTTTTGACTGGCTCTTTAGGAATGCTTCCTTCTGCCAGCCTTTCGGAAAACGGGCCTTATTTATACGAACCAATCCATGGTTCAGCACCGGATATTCAAGGGAAGAATGCAGCCAATCCTATTGCCATGATTTTATCAGCAGCCATGATGCTTCGCTTATCTTTCGGAATGGAAGAGGAAGCTGAAGCGGTTGAAAATGCTGTTAATCAAGTGCTTGAAGCTGGCTATCGTACAAGAGATATTGTTTCATTTGGAAAAAAGGTGGTTACTACTTCTGAAATGATTGAAGAGGTAAAGGCTACCCTTTTGGATAACGAAGCTATTCTTAATATTATGGGGGCTTATGCATAAAAGCTGAAATGATGGCTGGACACAGTTTCAGCTGATTTTAAAAACTGGGACACGGCCTTCATCGGCCGTGTTTCTTTTAAAAAGGGAGTGGAACAGAATGGGAAAATCAATAATAGATAAGATTTGGGAAAAGCATGTAGTCCACAGGGAAGAGGGGAAGCCTGATTTGATGTACATAGACCTCCACTTAGTGCACGAAGTTACATCCCCTCAGGCTTTTTCAGGTTTAAGAATGAAAAACAGAAAAGTCAGGAGGCCTGATAAAACGTTTGCTACAGTTGACCACAATATTCCTACTGATAACCGAAAAGTCATCAATGATCCTGTTGCACTGAACCAAATGACCACTTTGGAAAAAAACTGTCTGGAATTCGGCATCCCTCTTGCAGGGCTGGATAGTCCTGAACAGGGGATAGTCCATGTGATCGGGCCGGAGCTGGGGCTTACTCAGCCAGGCATGACAATTGTTTGCGGTGACAGCCATACATCCACTCATGGAGCTTTTGGATCAATAGCGTTTGGCATTGGAACAAGTGAAGTGGAGCATGTCATGGCTACCCAGACTTTATGGCAAAGCAAGCCTAAAACATTAAAACTGGAGATAAACGGAGAGCTGAAAAAGGGTGTTACCGCTAAAGATGTCATACTTTATATTATTGCCAAAAACGGAATTGGCTTTGGTACGGGCCATATTATAGAATATTGCGGGGACACACTCGCTAAAATGTCAATGGAA is a genomic window containing:
- the ilvC gene encoding ketol-acid reductoisomerase, with the protein product MAKMYYNGDANAAYLNGKKVAVIGYGSQGHAHALNMRDSGVEVVIGLRKGKSWEKAEEDGFQVYSVGEAAAQADVVMILLPDELQPKVYKEEIEPNLSNQALMFAHGFNIHFNQIVPPKECDVLLVAPKGPGHLVRRTYEQDAGVPALFAVHQDVTGEAKELALSYAKAIGSLRAGALETTFKEETETDLFGEQAVLCGGLTSLVKAGFETLTEAGYQPELAYFECLHELKLIVDLMYEGGLEGMRYSISDTAQWGDFVSGPRVVDARVKEEMKAVLKDIQEGNFAKGWILENQANRPVFNAVNQRENEHPIEQVGRELRKMMPFVNSSKKKEVVVSANN
- a CDS encoding 2-isopropylmalate synthase, with protein sequence MQTIKIFDTTLRDGEQSAGVNLNFSEKLEIARQLERLNVDIIEAGFPAASKGDFASVQKIAQTIKNCSVTGLARAVISDIDAAWGALKDGAEPRIHTFLATSPIHRQYKLKKTKEEVVETAVETVKYAASKFPIVQWSAEDASRTELPFLAEIIEKVIQAGARIINIPDTVGYTTPQEYGEIFQYLRNHVPSIDKVSLSAHCHDDLGMAIANSLSAIENGATQIEGTINGIGERAGNAALEELAVALYIRNDHYQASTRLNLQEISRTSSLISKLTGMVVPANKAIVGRNAFAHESGIHQDGVLKEKTTYEIISPDLVGFQSNSMVLGKHSGRHAFKNRLSELGLEVADEEANRLFTVFKDLADRKKEMTDDDLAAIVLEEKLSKEQRFYDLIGIQIQYGTNSVPTATVTLSGSNNEVIQEAGTGAGSIEALYNTLEKCLNGTANLLDYRIQSVGAGRDALAQVYVKLNYEGMETSGRGLAQDVLEASSKAYLNAVNRVIYMKEKAQAQAVEAN
- the leuB gene encoding 3-isopropylmalate dehydrogenase translates to MKKRIAVLPGDGIGKEVVKGAIEVLQAVGERFGHQFQFSYGKIGGSAIDAAGTPLPDETLELCKESDAVMLGAVGGPKWDRQPPHLRPEKGLLKIRKELNLYANLRPTQYYSSLSDTSPLKNEVIEGVDMLMVRELTGGLYFGKPSERTQQNGKDAVVDTLFYQKEEMRRVIKLAFELAGSRRGKVTSVDKANVLESSRMWREVAEDIAKQYPEVTLEHMLVDNAAMQMIKNPKQFDVVVTENMFGDILSDEASVLTGSLGMLPSASLSENGPYLYEPIHGSAPDIQGKNAANPIAMILSAAMMLRLSFGMEEEAEAVENAVNQVLEAGYRTRDIVSFGKKVVTTSEMIEEVKATLLDNEAILNIMGAYA